The following coding sequences are from one Bacteroidales bacterium window:
- a CDS encoding DUF2892 domain-containing protein, with protein sequence MKKNVGSIDKVVRIILAAVLVGLLFAKVVTGTLAIVAVIVGAILLLTSAVSFCPLYSVLGLTSRKKETLSKS encoded by the coding sequence ATGAAAAAGAATGTAGGCAGTATCGACAAAGTGGTGCGGATTATTTTGGCCGCTGTGCTTGTAGGTTTACTTTTTGCAAAAGTTGTAACCGGAACACTGGCAATTGTTGCTGTAATAGTCGGAGCGATCCTGCTGTTAACAAGCGCCGTCAGCTTTTGCCCGCTTTATTCAGTGCTTGGACTGACTTCCAGGAAAAAGGAAACGTTGAGCAAATCGTAA
- the trxA gene encoding thioredoxin, with translation MNTFLIITGAVAAVFFFLVLRAKAKMKNIPLAADHEKIITLTDKNFQHQTKNKIVLVDFWAAWCGPCRIMAPVLNEMAGELKGNSYIGKVNVEEFQSLATRFKIRGIPTMVLFKNGVEVNRFVGVKTKDFLMKQVLAC, from the coding sequence ATGAATACTTTTCTCATTATAACAGGTGCCGTTGCTGCGGTTTTCTTTTTCCTTGTATTAAGGGCGAAGGCAAAGATGAAAAACATCCCTCTTGCCGCTGATCATGAGAAGATCATAACCTTAACCGATAAGAATTTTCAGCACCAGACGAAGAACAAGATAGTGCTAGTGGATTTCTGGGCTGCGTGGTGCGGCCCGTGCAGGATAATGGCACCGGTACTTAACGAAATGGCAGGGGAACTAAAAGGAAATTCTTACATCGGTAAGGTGAATGTCGAAGAATTTCAGTCCCTGGCCACCCGATTCAAAATCCGGGGTATCCCCACAATGGTCCTCTTTAAAAATGGTGTTGAAGTGAACCGGTTTGTCGGGGTGAAAACGAAGGACTTTCTGATGAAGCAGGTTTTAGCTTGTTAG
- a CDS encoding DUF6132 family protein, whose product MKESIKLFFKSWKFWRPFLAIVAGSLLGFLYYYYVGCKSGTCAITSNPYMSMLWGGLMGFFLINSPCSRGQC is encoded by the coding sequence ATGAAAGAAAGCATCAAACTTTTCTTCAAATCATGGAAATTCTGGAGGCCTTTTCTGGCTATCGTTGCCGGAAGCCTCCTGGGATTCCTTTATTATTATTATGTCGGCTGCAAATCCGGAACCTGTGCCATTACAAGCAATCCATACATGAGCATGTTGTGGGGCGGATTAATGGGTTTCTTTCTGATAAACAGTCCCTGCAGCCGGGGGCAATGTTGA
- a CDS encoding thioredoxin family protein, translated as MFNQVNFVSEIKQIVNDFMLYTNLTHIETDAEYQKAIHEYENAVIVCGSMNQACIPVYRIAEELESEFPHVKFFDIEFINPESHAIRNLTRDKEINTLPFLVFYKNGKVLNATSEVQTPEMVKALLEVEYPVTIHTIAL; from the coding sequence ATGTTCAATCAGGTTAACTTTGTATCAGAAATCAAACAGATAGTTAACGATTTTATGTTGTACACAAACTTAACTCATATCGAAACGGATGCTGAATATCAAAAAGCCATCCATGAATATGAAAACGCAGTAATTGTTTGCGGAAGCATGAACCAGGCGTGTATACCGGTTTACCGGATAGCTGAAGAGCTTGAAAGCGAGTTTCCGCATGTAAAATTTTTTGATATTGAATTTATTAATCCTGAATCACATGCGATACGGAATCTAACCCGGGATAAAGAAATAAATACTCTTCCTTTCCTTGTTTTTTATAAGAACGGAAAGGTACTTAACGCCACATCCGAAGTGCAAACGCCCGAAATGGTAAAAGCCCTGCTGGAAGTTGAGTATCCTGTTACGATTCATACCATAGCATTATAA